The following proteins come from a genomic window of Bos mutus isolate GX-2022 chromosome 23, NWIPB_WYAK_1.1, whole genome shotgun sequence:
- the LOC102282065 gene encoding LOW QUALITY PROTEIN: vesicle-associated membrane protein-associated protein B-like (The sequence of the model RefSeq protein was modified relative to this genomic sequence to represent the inferred CDS: deleted 1 base in 1 codon): MAKVGQVLSLEPQHELKFRGPFTDAVTINLKLGNPTDRNVCFKVKTTAPRRYCVRPNSGIIDAGASINVSVMLQPFDYDPNEKSKHMFMVQSMFAPIDTSDMEAVWKEAKPEDLMDSKLRCVFELPAENDKPHDVEINKIIPTTASKTETPKVSKALSSSLDDTEVKKVMEDCKRLQSEVQRLWEEDKQFKEEDGLRMRKTVQSHSPRSASATAGKEEGLSTGLLALGVLFFIVGVIIGKTVL, encoded by the exons ATGGCGAAGGTGGGGCAGGTCCTGAGCCTCGAGCCGCAGCACGAGCTCAAATTCCGAGGTCCCTTCACCGATGCTGTCACCATCAACCTGAAGCTTGGCAACCCGACAGATCGAAATGTGTGTTTTAAAGTGAAGACCACGGCACCACGTAGGTACTGCGTGAGGCCCAACAGCGGGATCATTGATGCAGGGGCCTCGATTAACGTATCTGTGATGTTACAGCCTTTCGATTATGATCCCAATGAGAAAAGTAAACACATGTTTATGGTTCAGTCTATGTTTGCTCCAATTGACACTTCTGATATGGAAGCAGTATGGAAGGAGGCAAAACCGGAAGACCTTATGGATTCAAAACTTAGATGTGTGTTTGAATTGCCAGCAGAAAATGATAAACCACATgatgtagaaataaataaaattatacccACAACTGCATCAAAGACAGAAACACCAAAGGTGTCTAAAGCTCTGAGTTCCTCCTTGGATGACACTGAAGTTAAGAAGGTGATGGAAGACTGTAAGAGGCTGCAGAGCGAAGTCCAGAGGCTGTGGGAGGAGGACAAGCAGTTCAAGGAGGAAGACGGACTTCGGATGAGGAAGACAGTGCAGAGCCACAGTCCCCGCTCC GCGTCAGCCACggctgggaaggaggagggcCTGAGCACCGGGCTGCTGGCGCTCGGCGTCCTCTTCTTCATCGTTGGCGTGATCATAGGGAAGACCGTCTTGTAG